In the genome of uncultured Sphaerochaeta sp., the window AAGAGCAATCCTCAATTCAACAACCGAAACAATCGCAACCAGCAGAGTCGTGGCCACGCCAAGAACTCCTTCCAGAAAAGTCAGAGTTTTGGTTCCAATCGCCCCATGCGTCAGAACCAGATGGATGAGTCCTCCCTTGACCTGAATATCGAGGAGCATCCTGAAGCACCTGTTCTCCTGCTTGAGCACTATACCAATCTTTCCATTGATGAACTGAGGAAAGTTGGCATTGAGCGTGGCATGCAAGCCGACACCATCCTTGATCTGCGCAAGCAGGAAATTGTGGCCGAAATCTTGCGGATCCACACCACAGCCGGTGGGGTCATCGTGGGAACCGGGACGCTGGAAATCCTTCCTGACGGATTTGGATTCCTGCGTTCTCCGTTCAATAGTTACCTTTCGGGCTTGGAGGATGTGTATGTATCCCCCGCCCAGATCAAGAGTCTCTACCTGAAGACCGGCGATGTCGTGTACGGACAGATCAGGACACCAAGGGAGAATGAACGCTTCTTTGCCATCCTCAAGATCCTCAAGGTGAATGGTGATGAGCCCATCGTGGCAAAGATGCGGGTGCCGTTTGACAGCCTTACCCCCCTCTTTCCCGACCAGCGGCTTCGTCTGGAAACGCTTGAGGAAGATATGTCTGCACGTATCATCGACATGTTCTGTCCGATCGGGAAAGGCCAGCGTTCGCTGATTGTTGCCCCTCCCCGTACCGGTAAGACGGTGCTTTTGCAGAAAATCGCCAATTCGATCAGCACCAACCACCCTGAGGTGGTGTTGATGGTACTGCTGGTCGATGAACGCCCCGAGGAAGTGACGGACATGCGCCGCCACGTCAAAGGCGAGGTAATCGCTTCCACCTTTGATGAGCAGGCGAGCCGACACGTACAGGTAGCCGAGATGGTCATCGAGAAGGCCAAGCGCCTGGTGGAGCACAAGAAGGATGTCG includes:
- the rho gene encoding transcription termination factor Rho codes for the protein MRQNQMDESSLDLNIEEHPEAPVLLLEHYTNLSIDELRKVGIERGMQADTILDLRKQEIVAEILRIHTTAGGVIVGTGTLEILPDGFGFLRSPFNSYLSGLEDVYVSPAQIKSLYLKTGDVVYGQIRTPRENERFFAILKILKVNGDEPIVAKMRVPFDSLTPLFPDQRLRLETLEEDMSARIIDMFCPIGKGQRSLIVAPPRTGKTVLLQKIANSISTNHPEVVLMVLLVDERPEEVTDMRRHVKGEVIASTFDEQASRHVQVAEMVIEKAKRLVEHKKDVVILLDSITRLARAYNQTVPASGKILSGGVDSNALHKPKRFFGAARNIEFGGSLTIIATGLIETGSRMDEVIFEEFKGTGNNEIILDRRLADKRLWPAINIKKSGTRREDLLLPPDEAARIWLTRNAVNDMDDQEMTPFLIDKIRKTKDNEAFLRSINTGIPSGSAAY